The Pygocentrus nattereri isolate fPygNat1 chromosome 4, fPygNat1.pri, whole genome shotgun sequence genome includes a window with the following:
- the LOC108427464 gene encoding G-protein coupled receptor 183-like, protein MWERYNIYSRTNYTLDPTPSPYNITLEQVNATQKPFSAFEGCELMVEGIIFDMVAQSFNLAIGLPANILVIAILIRNRHEPSTSDIFLGCLALMDAYFGLMAPIGFINLYHWRSMKGWMALKFSYGVKDTSGPLFLSCICLDRFVAVLFPIAFSQLKAIKYRISLSVFVLCLTFAYASAKTIGGLPNFEKVFTGEILAIFAWMIVCNLSILWALKRSRGAGKDEMHPMKKKAFKVVRSLLAIIVCNYLPPVALFPFQDHYSPLVFGCYVQPVGYAFLNVSSTIQPLVYLSRLEKMPFLPQSILKMLCCKKKKALTSLED, encoded by the coding sequence ATGTGGGAGCGATACAACATCTACTCCAGAACAAACTACACCCTCGACCCTACTCCTTCCCCATATAACATCACCCTGGAGCAGGTCAATGCTACTCAAAAGCCCTTTAGTGCATTTGAGGGCTGTGAACTCATGGTGGAGGGCATCATCTTTGATATGGTAGCGCAAAGTTTTAACTTGGCCATAGGGCTGCCAGCCAACATCCTGGTCATCGCCATCCTGATCCGCAACAGGCATGAGCCCAGCACCTCTGACATCTTCCTCGGCTGTCTAGCCTTAATGGATGCCTACTTTGGGCTCATGGCCCCTATAGGTTTCATCAACCTCTACCACTGGAGGAGCATGAAAGGCTGGATGGCCCTGAAGTTCTCTTACGGTGTGAAGGACACCAGCGGCCCGCTCTTCCTTTCCTGCATTTGCCTAGACCGTTTTGTGGCCGTGCTCTTCCCCATAGCCTTTAGCCAGCTGAAGGCCATCAAGTACAGGATCAGcctctctgtgtttgtcctgTGCCTCACCTTTGCTTATGCATCAGCCAAAACGATCGGAGGCCTCCCAAACTTTGAGAAGGTTTTCACAGGTGAGATCCTAGCCATATTTGCCTGGATGATAGTATGCAACCTATCCATTCTTTGGGCATTGAAGCGTTCACGAGGTGCGGGCAAAGACGAGATGCACCCGATGAAGAAGAAGGCCTTCAAGGTGGTGCGGTCACTGCTGGCCATTATTGTGTGCAACTACTTGCCTCCGGTAGCGTTATTCCCCTTCCAGGATCACTATTCTCCATTGGTCTTTGGCTGCTACGTTCAGCCAGTGGGTTACGCCTTCCTGAACGTCAGCAGCACCATCCAGCCCCTCGTTTACCTGTCCCGCTTAGAAAAGATGCCCTTTCTGCCCCAGTCCATCTTAAAGATGCTCtgctgcaaaaagaaaaaagctctCACCAGCTTAGAGGACTAA